ATCGAGGTAATCCTGTAATCCTATTAGTCAAGGTTCAAAAAACGCCACTCAACCTCTAAATTTCTAAACCACTGAACTCTTAAACTCTTATACTCTTATACTCTTAAACTCTTAGACTCTTACACTCTTAAACCTTTCCCCTCACCAGGGAGAAATGTGGAATGACATGCCGGTAAATTTTGAACCATGATTTTCTTGATTTTAGGATTTCCATGATTTGTTTTTTTCGTTTACAAAATTTGGCCTTAAAATTGAGCATGAAATTTCTGAAATGAAAAAAATCGAGGTAATCCTGTAATCCTATTAATCAAGGTTCAAAAAACACCACTCAACCTCTAAATTTCTAAACCACTGAACTCTTACACTCTTACACTCTTATACTCTTAAACTCTTAGACTCTTACACTCTTAAACCTTTCCCCTCACCAGGGAGAAATGTGGAATGACATGCCGGTAAATTTTGAACCATGATTTTCTTGATTTTAGGATTTCCATGATTTGTTTTTTTCGTTTACAAAATTTGGCCTTAAAATTGAGCATGAAATTTCTGAAATGAAAAAAATCGAGGTAATCCTGTAATCCTATTAATCAAGGTTCAAAAAACACCACTCAACCTCTAAATTTCTAAACCACTGAACTCTTACACTCTTACACTCTTACACTCTTACGCTCTTAAACCTTTCCCCTCACCAGGGAGAAATGTGGAATGACAGGCCGGTGAATTTTGAACCATGATTTGCTTGATTTTAGGATTTCCATGATTTGTTTTTTTCGTTTACAAAATTTGTCCTTAAAATTGAGCATGAAATTTCTGAAATGAAAAAAATCGAGGTAATCCTGTAATCCTATTAATCAATGTTCAAAAAACACCACTCAACCTCTAAATTTCATAACCCCTGAACTCTTAAACTCTTACACTCTTACGCTCTTAAACCTTTCCCCTCACCAGGGAAAAATGTGGATTGACATGCCGGTAAATTTTGAACCATGATTTGCTTGATTTTAGGATTTCCATGATTTGTTTTTCCGTTTACAAAATTTGGCCTTAAAATTGAGCATGAAATTTCTGAAATGAAAAAAATCGAGGTAATCCTGTAATCCTATTAATCAAGGTTCAAAAAACACCACTCAACCTCTAAATTTCTAAACCACTGAACTCTTAAACTCTTATACTCTTAAACTCTTAAACTCTTAAACTCTTAAACTCTTAAACTCTTAAACTCTTACACTCTTAAACCTTTCCCCTCACCAGGGAGAAATGTGGATTGACAGGCCGGTAAATTTTGAACCATGATTTGCTTGATTTTAGGATTTCCATGATTTGTTTTTTCCGTTTGCAAAATTTGGCCTTAAAATTGAGCATGAAATTTCTGAAATGAAAAAAATCGAGATAATCCTGTAATCCTATTAATCAAGGTTCAAAAAACACCACTCAACCTCTAAATTTCTAAACCACTGAACTCTTAAACTCTTACACTCTTAAACCTTTCCCCTCACCAGGGAGAAATGTGGAATGACAGGCCGGTGACCATTCAACCAGCCAACCAACCATTGAACGTACGAAAGAAAATTGGTTTGGAAAAAATTGTAATTCGTTTTACATTTAATACTTTATGCGAAATCGAGAAAAATTCAAGGAGAGAAGAAAATGGTTATTTCTGAAAAGCTGGAACAGACTATTATTACCACCATTCGCACCCTTTCGATAGACGCCATTCAAAAGGCCAACTCCGGGCATCCCGGCGCGCCCATGGGGCTGGCGCCGGTGGCATTTACTATTTACAACGACTTTGTCAGGCACAATCCTAAAAATCCGGACTGGCCCAATCGCGACCGCTTTATCGTGTCTAACGGACACGCATCCATGTTGCTATATTCTCTGCTGCACGTTATGGGCTACGATCTTACCCTGGAAGACATCAAGCAATTCAGGCAACTACACAGCAGATGTCCAGGCCATCCGGAATTTGGAGAGGCGCCCGGCGTGGAAGTAACCACCGGCCCTTTAGGGCAGGGCGTTTCTGTGAGCGTGGGAATGGCCATTGCTCAAAAGTGGCTGGCCGCGCGTTTTAACAAGCCGGATTTTACTTTACTGGATTACAACATTTTTGCTTTGTGCGGCGATGGCGATTTGATGGAAGGCGTTGCCAGCGAGGCCGCTTCTCTGGCCGGACACCTGGCCCTGGACAACTTGCTCTGGTTTTACGACAACAACTATATTACCATTGAAGGCAAAACCGACCTGACCTTTTCTGAAGACGTCCAGAAACGTTTTGAAGCATACGGCTGGGACGTTTTGCAGGTGGCGGACGCCAACGATACGCAAAGCCTGAGAGCACAGGTCAAAGTGGCTTTGCAATCAAAAAAGCCCGTGCTGGTTGTGGTCAATTCGCACATCGGCTATGGCAGTCCGAACAAACAGGATACGGCCGGCGTGCATGGTTCGCCCCTGGGCGAAGAAGAGGTTCGTTTAACCAAAAAGAATTACGGCTGGAATCCGGACTGGCAGTTTTATGTTCCGGAAGAGGTGGCGCAGTTTCGTGAAGAAAATTTGAAGCGCGGCGAAGAGATCGAAAAAGCCTGGAATACGCTTTTTGAAAAATACAAAACGGCCTATCCCGAACTGGCCAAAGAATTTTTAATGATTCAAAACGGGGAGTTGCCGGAGAACTGGCACATGCAGCTGCCGGAGTTCCCGACCGACGATAAAGGCCTGGCCACGCGCGCTTCCAGCGGAAAAACGCTTAACGCCATAGCCCCTGGAATTCCCTGGCTGGTTGGCGGCTCGGCTGACCTGGCGCCTTCTACTAAAACATATATGGATATTTCCGGGGCCTTTAGCGCTCAAAATCGCGCCGGCCGCAATCTGCACTTTGGCATTCGCGAACATGCCATGGGCGCCATTGTTAACGGCCTGGTGTTGAGCAAATTAAAAGCCTTTGGCGCCACGTTTTTCGTCTTTTCCGACTACATGAAACCAGCCATTCGCCTGGCTGCGCTAATGAAAATACCGGCCATTTACGTCTTTACGCACGATAGCATTGGCGTGGGCGAAGACGGCCCAACCCATCAACCGATTGAACAGCTGGCCGCCCTGCGCGCCACGCCCAATGTGGATGTTTTTCGACCGGCTGACGCCAACGAAGTGGTCTGGGGCTGGTACCTGGCGCTCTCGCAAAAAGATCGGCCAACGGCGCTGGTATTAACGCGTCAAAACGTGCCGACTTTTGACCGCTCTAAGTTTGCACCGGCAAAGGAGGCGTTAAAAGGAGGCTACATTTTAGCCGATGCGGAAAACGAACCACAGATCATTTTAATCGCAACCGGCTCGGAAGTCGCTTTGTGCCTGGCTGCTTATGAAGAATTAACCAGCCAGGGCATTGAGACGCGCGTGGTGAGCATGCCCTGTACCTCGCTGTTCGAAAGACAGTCCGAAGAATACAGAGAAAAGGTGTTGCCCGCTCCCATTAAAAAGCGTATTGTGGTTGAGGCCGGAAGCTCATGGGGCTGGGAACGGTACGCTGGTCTGGAAGGCAGAATAATCGCCATTGATACCTTTGGTAAAAGCGCGCCTCAGCAACAATTAATGGAACACTTCGGCTTTTCAGTGAAAAATATTGTGCAACAGGCAAGGGCGTTGCTGGAATCCGGGGATGAAAAGTAGGAGTTGTGAATTTAGAATTACGAATTACGAATTACGAATTATGAATTACGAATTGCGGATGAGTTTGGCCTAAAAAGGTGATCTGTCAGTTCGAACAAAGAGAGAAGTTTTGTAACTCCAATAAATACAATCTATGTTTAAAGGATGCGCTTGCTGGAAGCGTAAAAAGTTCCTTTTTAGAGTGAGATTATATTAAAAAAAGGGCTCTACTGGGATTTTTGTGAAAAACAAAAATAATCCTTAGATTGAGTTTATGAAAGATAAAGAATTATTTAAACAGATTTTGGGACTTTCGCATCCCTGGGAAGTGTCTAAAGTTGACTTAGATATTGCGAATGAGGAAGTAGAAATAGAGATTATCTATAAGTCAAAAAAAGGTTTTTGTCCCGAATGCGAAGTGGAATATGATATTTATGATCATCGCGAAAAACGTCGTTGGCGGCATTTGGATACATGCCAAATGAAGACCTATATTGTCTGCAAAGTTCCCCGCATTAAATGCAAGGAACACGGAGTAAAAACGATCAAAGTTCCTTGGGCAGAAAAGTCGAGTCGAACGACTTTATTATTTGAACGTTTTGCTATTGAGTTATTACTGGCCTCCAAAAACCAGAGCAAAACGGCACAATTTTTACGGATCAGCTTTGATATGCTTCATCATATAATGAGCAAAGCAGTGGAACGCGGGCTATCACGCCGAACGGAAGAGGACATTAAATATATCGGGATAGATGAGAAGAGTATGAAAAGAGGTCATACTTATGTAAGCGTATTATCCGATAGTGAAAGAAGACGTGTAATAGATGTAAGTGAAGGTCGCACAACAAGCTCTGCCAGTTCCTTAATAAACAAGGGATTAACAGAGAAACAAAAGGAGGGCCTCAAAGCGGTCAGTATGGATATGTGGAAAGCTTTTATTAAAGCTGTTCAAAAGGAGCTTCCCAATGCTTCCAAAGTGCATGACAAATTTCATATAATGAAGTATTTAAATGATGGAGTGGATAAAACCAGACGAGAGGAAGCCCGTAAATTACAAAAATCTAATGATAAAACCTTAGTGAAAAGTAAATATTTATTTTTAAAGAATCCGGAAAATATGACGGACAAGCAATTATCGCGTTTCAGAAAAATTCAAGAACTTAACCTTATCACTTCCCAGGCTTGGGCGGCCAAAGAGAACTTCAAAGAATTCTTTAGGAGTGAAACAATAAATGATGCGAAATTCTTTTTTGCGGAATGGTATCAGGATATTAAGGGACGTTCTTTAAATAAAATGATTAAAGTAGCAAAAATGCTCATTGCTCATTCAGATGGCTTATTAAACTATATAAGATATCAGATAGATAATTCAGTAGCCGAATGGTTGAACGGCAAGATACAGGAGATAAAAACAGTTGGTAGAGGCTTTAGAAAATTTGAAAATTTTAGGATAGCAATACTTTTCTTTCTTGGTAAATTAGACCTTTTTCCACAGGAATCCCAGTAGAGCCAAAAAAAGAAATGGTTGACAGGTTTTTACTCTACCACGATCCCGGTTTTAAGTTAACCTTATTAATTTATTAAAGTTATCAAAAAGATTCTTACTTGAAACAGATTTAAAAATCCGTTATATTGCAAAAATTCAATAATGCGGGAAAGATGGTTAGAGTAAAAGCAGTTATCGAGTACGACGGTTCGGACTATTATGGCTGGCAGCTGCAAAAAGGGCAGCGAACCATTCAGGGAGAGCTTGAACAGGCGTTAAAGGTTCTTTTTAAAAAAAGAATTCCGGTTACAGGCTCGGGGCGAACAGACACCGGGGTTCATGCGCGTGGGCAGGTGGCCCATTTTGACATACCGGAATTTGATTTGCAGAAATTAAAACGCGCTTTGAACGGTTTACTCAAAGAAGATATTGTTGTCAAAGAGCTAAATGTTAGTGCGCCGGATTTTCATGCGCGGTTTGACGCCACACAGCGCTGGTATCGTTATTACATTTCGCCGGAACCGACGGCGCTAAACCGGCGTTACGCCTGGACGATTCTAACGCCTTTGAACCTGACGCTGATGCAGGTCGGCGCAGAGATGATTAAGCCGGTTAAGGATTTCCGCTCGTTTTGTAAAGTTAAGAGCGAAGTGAAACACCATCGGTGTAAGATTCTGGAAAGCCGCTGGTTGCGTTGGGGCGATTTGCTGGTATACGAAATTGCCGCCGATCGCTTTTTACACGGTATGGTCAGGGCTATTGTCGGCTCGCTGGCGGCTATTGGCAGCGGAAAAATCACGCTCAAAGAATTTAAAGAGATCATTCAGTCGGGCGATCGTCGGCTTGTGCCGCAGGCGGCGCCGGCCAGAGGCCTGGTGCTGGAAAGAGTCGTCTATTAATGGTTTTGAGATTGAAAATTATTAAAATAAAGGAAACATACGATGAAGTTTTTTATTGATTCAGCCAATATTGATGAAATTCGTGAGGCGGCAAGCCTGGGTATTGTTGACGGAGTGACCACCAATCCCACCCTGCTGGCTAAAGAACAGGGCAAACCACAAGATATTTTTAAACAGATTTGTGAAATTGTGGATGGACCGGTCAACGCCGAGGTGATTTCATTAGATTGGCAGGGGATTGTGGAAGAAGGCCGCGAACTGGCCAAAATCCATTCCAATATCGTCATTAAAATTCCGATGACTAAAGACGGTTTAAAGGCCGTCAAAGTTTTTGCCTCGGAAGGGATCAAAACGAATGTAACGTTGATTTTTTCGCCGATTCAGGCCTTAATGGCCGCCCGCGCCGGCGCTACTTTTGTCTGCCCCTTTGTGGGAAGATTGGACGACATCACTCAGGACGGCATGGAGTTAATTGCGCAGATCAAACAGATCTTCGATAATTACATGCTCGATACAGAGATCATTGTGGCCAGCATCCGACATCCCATGCACGTGGTGGAATCGGCCATGATTGGCGCAGATATTGCCACCATTCCCTTTGCCGTGGTGGAAAAGATGATCAAGCATCCGTTGACCGACATTGGCATTGAGCGTTTTCTGGCTGATTGGGAAAAAGTGCAGAAAAAATAAACGGAGCGTTAAGTTAAATTACACAACCTTTTAAGAACAGGGAAAGTAAGGAGTGAGAGATGAAATTTTTTATCGATACGGCTAACATAGATCAAATTAAAGAGGCCGCCAGCCTGGGCGTGCTGGACGGCGTAACAACCAATCCCACACTGATTTCCAGAGAAGAAGGAGAGCCGCGCGCCATTTACCGCGCCATTTGTGAAATTGTGGACGGACCGGTAAGCGCCGAAGTAATTGCCCTCGATGCGCCGGGCATGGTAAAGGAAGCACGCGAACTGGCAGCGATTCATTCCAATATCGTTATCAAAATTCCCATGACCAAGGAAGGATTGAAAGCGGTTAAACAATTAACGGCCGAAGGCATTAAAACCAACGTAACCCTTGTTTTTTCGCCCATTCAGGCCTTGCTGGCGGCCCGCGCCGGAGCCACTTTTGTCAGCCCCTTTGTCGGTCGGCTGGATGATATTGCCGCGCCCGGCATGGAACTCATCGGACAGATTAAGCAGATTTTTGACAATTATATGATCGAAACGGAAATTATTGTGGCCAGTATTCGCCACCCGATGCACGTGGTAGAAGCGGCCATGTACGGCGCCGATATCGCTACCATTCCTTTTGCGGTAATCGAAAAGATGATCAAGCATCCGTTGACCGATATTGGCATCGAACGTTTTTTAGCCGACTGGGAAAAGGTGCAGAAACGATAGCGGTACGTTTCATGCGTTTTTAAATATTCAACGGAAACGATGGGCGCCATGGGAATGGCTGACGTCGGTAGACGAAATATTGTCGCGGCCCAGGGATAGCATTAGCGGGCAGGAATTGGGCGTAAATTATGAACAAATCCCGGACGAATGGCAGAGGATGTCAAATTTTTAAAACAATAAAAATTAGGTGAAACATTATGAAAACATTCTGGAAAGTTAGTTTCTGGGTGGTATTGGGAGTATTAGCCGGCGTTTTGATGCGCGAATACCTGCCCATGCATTCGGCAGAACAGGAGCAACCCCTGGACACCTCTCTGGTAACCGAGGCACGGGCGCAAGAAACGACCGGCCAGCAATTGCAAACGCATCGCGAAAACGCCATCACGCGCGCCGTTCAAAAAGTAACGCCGGCCGTGGTTTCCGTAAACGTTACGAAGATCAACCGTTATGTGCAGCGCAGTCCGTTTTTTAACGATCCGTTTTTTCGGCAATTCTTCCCTGAATTGTTTAACGACCGGATTGTCGAACAGCCGGTGGAATCGATCGGTTCCGGCTTTTTTATTTCGGATGACGGTTATGTGGTAACCAATGAGCATGTGGTGGGCGAGGCCACGGAGATCATTGTGGCCATGGCTGATGGAAAGGAATATCCGGCAAAATTGATCGATCGGGATCGCGTTTCGGATATCGCGCTGCTCAAAGTGGAAGGCCATTTTCCCTCTATTAAATTTGGCGATTCCGACAAGGTGCTAATCGGGGAATGGGCCATAGCCCTGGGCAATCCGTTTGGCCTGTTTGTAAAAAACCAACCCACGGTAACAGTAGGCGTGATAAGCGCCGTAAACAGAAATTTTTCTCCGCTGGAAGGTCGGATTTACGAAGACATGATCCAGACCGACGCGGCCATTAATCCGGGCAACAGCGGCGGCCCCCTGTGCAATGCCGACGGCGAGGTTATTGGCATGAACACTTTTATTTTAACCGGCGATCCACAGTCGCACGGTTCGGTGGGCGTGGGATTTGCCATTCCCAGCAATCGCATTCAGCAGGTGGTGGAAAAATTAAAACGGCGCAGAGGAAAAGATACCAACGTATGGATTGGCATGTATGTCTCCAATCTCAATCCTTACATTGCGCGTTCTCTGGGCTATCCTTCGGTGCAGGGCGTTTATGTGCGGCGTATCGATCGCCATAGCCCGGCCGAAAAAGCCGGCGTGCAACTGGGCGATGTGATTGTGGAAATTAACGGCGAAACCATCAGTAGTTATGCCGACGCCCAGGCCGTCATTCTCTCGCTGGATTTGCGTGTGGGCGATAAAATGCGTCTGAAAATCTGGCGTGAAGGTAAATTATTAGATATCGACCTGGTGCTGGAAAAGTATCCTGAGTAGGACAATAAATGCCGATTTTTCTGAAACACAATCAGCTTTTGTTTGTTAAAAGTTGAAACTTTGGGAGGGAAGTGAATTAACATGATTGCAAGAGAAGGCGTTCCGATAATTATCTGGACAGGAATTTTTTTTATTGTTTTTCTGATATTATCGCTGATTTTTAAAAACAAAATTTTGTGGGGTGTCAGCGGCTTAGTATTCATTATTTTTATTTTTCATTTTTTCTTTTTCAGGGATCCCGAGCGTTCTTTCGATGGGCCGCCAACGGTTATTGTGGCCCCGGCAGACGGTAAAGTGATTTTGATTGAAAAAGTTGAAGAGCCTGTTTACATTAAAGGCCCGGCTCAAAAGATCAGTATTTTTATGTCGGTCTTTAATTGCCATGTTAACCGCATCCCGGCCACGGGTACGGTGGAATATTTGCGGCACAAACCGGGGCAGTTTTTAAATGCCATGAATCATCGAACGGGAGAAGAGAACGAACAGCAAATGATCGGCATTAATACGCCTTATGGTAAAATATTTTTCAAACAGATCGCCGGCTTGATTGCGCGGCGGATTGTTTGTAAGTTGCAGCCAGGACAAAAAGTGCAGAGGTCGCAGCGATTTGGAATGATTCGCTATGGCTCGCGCCTGGATGTGTTTTTACCAATGAATGTCCAGGTAAAAGTAAAACTTAATCAAAAAACCGTCGCCGGCGAGACAATAATCGGAGAATTCAATCCATGATCAAAGTGCCCAGAACGATTGTACCCAGTTTTTTCACTATCGGTAACATGTTTATCGGTTTTATGGCGGTCATTTATGCCGTGCGCAATGAAAACGTTGTGCTCTCTTCGTGGCTGATTTTATTATGCGCCTTTTTAGACGCCATGGACGGCAGAGTGGCGCGCTTTGCGCAAGCCAGCAGCCGCTTTGGCGTTGAATACGATTCGCTGGCCGATGTTATCTCGTTTGGTATGGCGCCCTCAGTGCTGATCTATCTTTTCTTTTTCAACCAATGGGGGAACGTGGGATTGTTTATCAGTTTTTTCCCCCTGCTCTTTGCCAGCATTCGGCTGGCCCGCTTTAATGTGGAACTGGAAGGATTTGAAAAAACGGCCTTTACCGGCCTGCCTTCTCCGGCGGCGGCTATCACCATTGCCTCGTATTTGATCTTTGTCAATACGTTCTTCCCGGGAGAACATTTTCCGCGAATATTATTAATTTTGACGATTCTGGTTTCTGTGCTGATGGTGAGCACTATCCGCTACGAGGTTGTGCCCCGGATGACTTTAAAAGGAAGTCTGGGACAGAAATTGGGAGTTTTATTGGTGGTGGTTGTGGTTATCAGTTTGCTCATTGAGCCGCATGCTTTACTGTTGCCCTATTCTGTGCTTTATGTGCTAAGCGGCATGGTGCGCTTTATGTTCAGATTGAGCCAGGGAAAACGGCTTGGGGGGAAAAAAGCGTAGCTAAAAAATTTATTTTAAAAAATTGATCAGGTGTTTATTAACAAAAGAGGTGATAAGATGTTTGGTATTGGAACTTCGGAGCTTTTAATCATTTTGTTTATTATTTTACTGGTGTTCGGATCCAAAAAATTGCCTGAGCTGGCCCAGGGGCTGGGACGCGGTATCAGGGAGTTCAAAAAAGCCACCAATGAAATTCAGGATGAGCTGGATTTGAACAAACCGCTGGAATCTCCTTCTACCACCAAACAAAAGGTAAAAGACGAAGAGAAAACCAACGACACAGAAGCCGAATCAACTAAAGAATAATTGTGGAATGAGCATTAAAGAGATTCAACTGGCGCTGGCACAGAAAAAAATCACGCTGACCGGACGGGTTAAAAAGGCTCTGGCAAGCATCGAAGAACACAGCCATTTAAACGCTTTTACTCAGGTTTTTGCAGAACAGGCGCTGGCACGTGCGGCAGAACTGGAAAAAGAACTGGCCGCCGGAAACGATCCCGGGCCATTAACAGGCGTGATTATGGCCATAAAAGACAATATCAATATAGCCGGCGAACGCACCACCTGTGCCAGCAAAATATTAGAGACGTTTGTCTCGCCGTTTGACGCCACGGTCATTCAAAGGTTAAGGGATGCGGGCGCGATCTTTATCGGCAAGACCAATATGGATGAATTTGCCATGGGTTCTTCCAGCGAAAACTCCCATTTTGGCGCCGTAAAAAATCCGCTTAATCCGTCTTATGTGGCAGGCGGCTCAAGCGGGGGCTCTGCCGTGGCGGTGGCCATTGGGGCCTGTGATGCGGCGCTGGGCAGCGAAACCGGCGGCAGCATCCGGCAGCCGGCGTCGTTTACCGGATTGGTTGGTGTTAAGCCGACTTACGGGCGTGTTTCGCGCTACGGTTTGGTGGCATACGCTTCGTCTTTGGATCAGATTGGTGTTTTCGCCAGGAATGTCCGCGATGC
This sequence is a window from Caldithrix abyssi DSM 13497. Protein-coding genes within it:
- a CDS encoding S1C family serine protease; the encoded protein is MKTFWKVSFWVVLGVLAGVLMREYLPMHSAEQEQPLDTSLVTEARAQETTGQQLQTHRENAITRAVQKVTPAVVSVNVTKINRYVQRSPFFNDPFFRQFFPELFNDRIVEQPVESIGSGFFISDDGYVVTNEHVVGEATEIIVAMADGKEYPAKLIDRDRVSDIALLKVEGHFPSIKFGDSDKVLIGEWAIALGNPFGLFVKNQPTVTVGVISAVNRNFSPLEGRIYEDMIQTDAAINPGNSGGPLCNADGEVIGMNTFILTGDPQSHGSVGVGFAIPSNRIQQVVEKLKRRRGKDTNVWIGMYVSNLNPYIARSLGYPSVQGVYVRRIDRHSPAEKAGVQLGDVIVEINGETISSYADAQAVILSLDLRVGDKMRLKIWREGKLLDIDLVLEKYPE
- a CDS encoding ISL3 family transposase; amino-acid sequence: MKDKELFKQILGLSHPWEVSKVDLDIANEEVEIEIIYKSKKGFCPECEVEYDIYDHREKRRWRHLDTCQMKTYIVCKVPRIKCKEHGVKTIKVPWAEKSSRTTLLFERFAIELLLASKNQSKTAQFLRISFDMLHHIMSKAVERGLSRRTEEDIKYIGIDEKSMKRGHTYVSVLSDSERRRVIDVSEGRTTSSASSLINKGLTEKQKEGLKAVSMDMWKAFIKAVQKELPNASKVHDKFHIMKYLNDGVDKTRREEARKLQKSNDKTLVKSKYLFLKNPENMTDKQLSRFRKIQELNLITSQAWAAKENFKEFFRSETINDAKFFFAEWYQDIKGRSLNKMIKVAKMLIAHSDGLLNYIRYQIDNSVAEWLNGKIQEIKTVGRGFRKFENFRIAILFFLGKLDLFPQESQ
- the pssA gene encoding CDP-diacylglycerol--serine O-phosphatidyltransferase is translated as MIKVPRTIVPSFFTIGNMFIGFMAVIYAVRNENVVLSSWLILLCAFLDAMDGRVARFAQASSRFGVEYDSLADVISFGMAPSVLIYLFFFNQWGNVGLFISFFPLLFASIRLARFNVELEGFEKTAFTGLPSPAAAITIASYLIFVNTFFPGEHFPRILLILTILVSVLMVSTIRYEVVPRMTLKGSLGQKLGVLLVVVVVISLLIEPHALLLPYSVLYVLSGMVRFMFRLSQGKRLGGKKA
- a CDS encoding phosphatidylserine decarboxylase family protein: MIAREGVPIIIWTGIFFIVFLILSLIFKNKILWGVSGLVFIIFIFHFFFFRDPERSFDGPPTVIVAPADGKVILIEKVEEPVYIKGPAQKISIFMSVFNCHVNRIPATGTVEYLRHKPGQFLNAMNHRTGEENEQQMIGINTPYGKIFFKQIAGLIARRIVCKLQPGQKVQRSQRFGMIRYGSRLDVFLPMNVQVKVKLNQKTVAGETIIGEFNP
- a CDS encoding Sec-independent protein translocase subunit TatA/TatB → MFGIGTSELLIILFIILLVFGSKKLPELAQGLGRGIREFKKATNEIQDELDLNKPLESPSTTKQKVKDEEKTNDTEAESTKE
- the tkt gene encoding transketolase → MVISEKLEQTIITTIRTLSIDAIQKANSGHPGAPMGLAPVAFTIYNDFVRHNPKNPDWPNRDRFIVSNGHASMLLYSLLHVMGYDLTLEDIKQFRQLHSRCPGHPEFGEAPGVEVTTGPLGQGVSVSVGMAIAQKWLAARFNKPDFTLLDYNIFALCGDGDLMEGVASEAASLAGHLALDNLLWFYDNNYITIEGKTDLTFSEDVQKRFEAYGWDVLQVADANDTQSLRAQVKVALQSKKPVLVVVNSHIGYGSPNKQDTAGVHGSPLGEEEVRLTKKNYGWNPDWQFYVPEEVAQFREENLKRGEEIEKAWNTLFEKYKTAYPELAKEFLMIQNGELPENWHMQLPEFPTDDKGLATRASSGKTLNAIAPGIPWLVGGSADLAPSTKTYMDISGAFSAQNRAGRNLHFGIREHAMGAIVNGLVLSKLKAFGATFFVFSDYMKPAIRLAALMKIPAIYVFTHDSIGVGEDGPTHQPIEQLAALRATPNVDVFRPADANEVVWGWYLALSQKDRPTALVLTRQNVPTFDRSKFAPAKEALKGGYILADAENEPQIILIATGSEVALCLAAYEELTSQGIETRVVSMPCTSLFERQSEEYREKVLPAPIKKRIVVEAGSSWGWERYAGLEGRIIAIDTFGKSAPQQQLMEHFGFSVKNIVQQARALLESGDEK
- the fsa gene encoding fructose-6-phosphate aldolase; this encodes MKFFIDSANIDEIREAASLGIVDGVTTNPTLLAKEQGKPQDIFKQICEIVDGPVNAEVISLDWQGIVEEGRELAKIHSNIVIKIPMTKDGLKAVKVFASEGIKTNVTLIFSPIQALMAARAGATFVCPFVGRLDDITQDGMELIAQIKQIFDNYMLDTEIIVASIRHPMHVVESAMIGADIATIPFAVVEKMIKHPLTDIGIERFLADWEKVQKK
- the truA gene encoding tRNA pseudouridine(38-40) synthase TruA, giving the protein MVRVKAVIEYDGSDYYGWQLQKGQRTIQGELEQALKVLFKKRIPVTGSGRTDTGVHARGQVAHFDIPEFDLQKLKRALNGLLKEDIVVKELNVSAPDFHARFDATQRWYRYYISPEPTALNRRYAWTILTPLNLTLMQVGAEMIKPVKDFRSFCKVKSEVKHHRCKILESRWLRWGDLLVYEIAADRFLHGMVRAIVGSLAAIGSGKITLKEFKEIIQSGDRRLVPQAAPARGLVLERVVY
- the fsa gene encoding fructose-6-phosphate aldolase, which gives rise to MKFFIDTANIDQIKEAASLGVLDGVTTNPTLISREEGEPRAIYRAICEIVDGPVSAEVIALDAPGMVKEARELAAIHSNIVIKIPMTKEGLKAVKQLTAEGIKTNVTLVFSPIQALLAARAGATFVSPFVGRLDDIAAPGMELIGQIKQIFDNYMIETEIIVASIRHPMHVVEAAMYGADIATIPFAVIEKMIKHPLTDIGIERFLADWEKVQKR